The proteins below are encoded in one region of Triticum aestivum cultivar Chinese Spring chromosome 1B, IWGSC CS RefSeq v2.1, whole genome shotgun sequence:
- the LOC123149772 gene encoding chromatin modification-related protein EAF1 B isoform X1 codes for MGGMIEYGVSVSTKSSPRSVAIEKAQEELRQEYDVREERRRELEFLEKGGNPLDFKVDRVESISVQSTSLTAEQNVISEAKGSFTFAASPRGDSVESSGKPGSSLCRETNTADNLMLFGGNNNGVVKEKVVKRGSRRANVAQPRQSSEGHNNVKRADDSGLSRLGVKSQAYVRRNRSKQCRESANVTSVTSPVPATASEPKDARGVVKEKRADDLGVSYGSNLNQAGPKCDNGPNKASDKHVTIELNGIQAVRKGHRIVKIEPVEYDEMVPNYVNRNQQPDERGKIAEEGASIEPPDATSKAILRSSYSSAYTHDKTETCAAAEKVGNNHLDEGMAQVHVGELDNSSMIPVSVVQAATLHKNVTDPCCEDIASTIDNGADDNNPVPMNIDGKSHEDPDISGISSKAGGQPEDSSRPTSMIGNSSPVPPEVSTRARVKVEMETFDDAMIVQKDTSCSYPGQIVNNNGGPGLERIDSCHGDSNSARPIVIGSATLVDSTPSLKTDGSKAESEIRKNGESVNKMTDKEHEDSILREARLIEVSLKRACERSPCNISLERRRKGHWDFVLEEMAWMANDFMQERLWRITAASQVCHWIASDGLAKFDKASILRKQKTVSRILAKGVMSFWRSAEAVLTTVGTAKVMQKNNSNMLGETKPTGTKAEKQQGNESLEAEQSIHPLRSHIQDYAVRFLEYSNQASDSAVLTEAPPTPDRPNDFGILKVSDQFSQGSLFYTVPPGAMLAYRESMESLFMYHKKIGNAGLRYDYEASAAGWAQDNVYEDEGEASTYLSQKGHKKKHSMQQRINGSRPYETDVSYDPRLESKAGNRQFVSNGKRPSSFVGVPTKRIRTAARQRVVSPFPASAGGTAQVTSKTDVSSGDTNSYQDDQSPLHGGSSAWKNMEYESTGDFDRHDGSEAWTKANKKKKQKNPGYKTAQNTANSRAAAVKGRVYDQRSQVNQYEQKDYLKKRPETQQFYSNGTIVANGGQHASKKLKTMKQGIYIKQEPSQVPSQMSNMAPANKIIKIITNKDRGRKVKALKMSSGGGWSNFEDQALVVLVHDLGQNWELVSDAINNIVQFKSIHRQPKECKERHRVLVDKSSGDGADSAEDSGSSQQYHFTIPGIPQGSARQLFQRLQGPFEEENLKSHFEKIMLLMPKVLSRRRQVNSRELKPIVLPHSSHVVALTQACPNNLSGGILMPLDLCDVNLSLDAVTPGSGNQISHANGMTLSNQHGSAGPTTTPTPNPNSRLPGSPGMVLGSNFSPPSTLSAPSRDSQKYGVPRPASIQGDEQQKIQYNQMLSGRNLQQPGAVPATSPCARMMPGAHGVGMMTGVNRGMPAVRAGFPRAGSPGMLNMASTGNMPLKSVQGVPNAMSPAGNSMMRPRDPMQMLRPGQQQHMVRPEHHMQVSQGNSQAAHFSSMNPSFSKAAAPSPLQQTQRPHQMSQPLNMSGNPHLSQTQGTSHPSPQQQPYSTMPMQLAKERQYQHRLVSQQHNSLPVAGVVPGVQNGPQIQQQNHASPVTSTPSSQPLVHQKQQSAQSPTDSSAIASRPANATEPKQKKQQGQQQPRQNQQQRNQASQQAKLMKSLGRGNSTVAPQTPAADATPASAVPTASKKQVPDRNLMQHGQGPSAGNKAATSVTPQPGNQHKLYASVQQPPNIGNQGLVQGPPSHTVFAAQPPPLHSRYPVSTQQRPMIPAQNNIQRMMMQQSLQMKPDSQMDQVQHSQAIPATPTSHSSEAGSPGLSVHDPAAVTSTSKPIGSPKDNFAGNETSVPLSSSQSMLQRQISGGASSSQGMLQRQISGGTSSSQGMLQRQISGGLLPVHGQEVGGSWHHQQLSRPHLPPPHHQQQPQHQLQQRPVGPGSMYAPPNPGSGAAGGMYAPPNPGPG; via the exons ATGGGTGGAATGATTGAATACGGCGTTAGTGTCAGTACCAAGTCTTCACCACGCAGTGTGGCCATTGAaaaagctcaggaggagctcag GCAGGAGTATGATGTCCGTGAAGAACGGAGGAGGGAGCTGGAATTTCTGGAGAAA GGTGGCAACCCATTAGATTTCAAGGTTGACCGTGTAGAATCAATAAGTGTGCAGTCCACTTCTCTCACAGCGGAACAAAATGTGATAAG CGAAGCTAAAGGCAGCTTTACGTTTGCTGCATCACCTCGTGGGGATTCAGTTGAGAGTAGTGGCAAACCAGGAAGTTCACTGTGTCGCGAAACCAACACAGCAGATAATCTTATGCTTTTTGGTGGTAATAACAATGGCGTTGTGAAGGAGAAAGTTGTAAAGAGAGGATCCAGAAGAGCTAATGTAGCTCAACCCAGACAGTCTTCTGAGGGCCACAACAATGTAAAAAGAGCTGATGATTCTGGTTTGTCACGCCTTGGAGTGAAGAGCCAGGCATATGTTCGACGCAACAGGTCAAAGCAATGTAGGGAGAGTGCTAACGTGACTTCTGTTACATCTCCTGTACCTGCTACAGCTTCGGAACCAAAAGATGCAAGGGGTGTGGTCAAGGAAAAACGAGCAGATGATCTTGGTGTATCCTATGGTTCAAATTTAAACCAGGCAGGGCCAAAGTGCGACAATGGGCCGAATAAAGCTTCTGACAAACATGTTACAATTGAGTTGAATGGGATTCAAGCCGTCCGCAAAGGCCACCGCATAGTAAAGATCGAACCGGTGGAATATGACGAAATGGTGCCCAATTATGTGAATCGCAATCAGCAGCCTGATGAACGTGGGAAGATAGCTGAAGAAGGTGCATCAATAGAACCCCCTGATGCTACTTCAAAAGCCATTCTAAGGTCATCTTATTCTAGCGCATACACACATGATAAAACAGAAACATGTGCTGCTGCTGAGAAGGTTGGCAATAATCACCTGGATGAAGGTATGGCCCAAGTCCATGTAGGTGAACTGGATAACAGCAGTATGATTCCTGTCTCTGTTGTCCAAGCTGCCACTTTGCACAAAAATGTGACAGATCCATGTTGTGAAGACATTGCCAGTACTATTGACAATGGAGCAGATGATAATAATCCAGTTCCAATGAATATTGATGGAAAATCGCATGAAGACCCGGACATCAGTGGTATTTCTAGCAAGGCTGGTGGACAACCGGAAGATTCTAGCAGGCCTACTTCCATGATTGGAAATTCTAGTCCTGTACCACCTGAAGTTAGTACTCGTGCCCGTGTGAAAGTTGAAATGGAAACTTTTGATGATGCAATGATTGTACAGAAGGATACAAGCTGCTCATATCCAGGACAAATTGTGAACAATAATGGAGGTCCAGGTTTGGAGAGGATTGACAGTTGTCATGGGGATTCTAACTCCGCCCGTCCTATCGTTATAGGCTCTGCTACTTTGGTTGATTCTACACCATCATTAAAAACTGATGGGTCGAAGGCGGAGAGTGAGATTCGAAAAAATGGAGAGAGCGTCAATAAGATGACAGACAAGGAACACGAAGATTCTATCCTTCGAGAAGCTCGTCTTATAGAG GTGAGTCTCAAGAGAGCTTGTGAACGATCTCCATGTAATATATCTTTAGAAAGGAGGAGAAAGGGTCACTGGGATTTTGTCCTCGAGGAGATGGCTTGGATGGCCAATGATTTCATGCAG GAACGCCTATGGAGAATTACGGCTGCATCTCAAGTGTGCCATTGGATTGCCTCCGATGGTCTGGCCAAGTTTGACAAAGCAAGCATTCTTAGAAAGCAGAAAACTGTCAGTAGAATTCTTGCAAAGGGTGTCATGAGTTTTTGGCGTTCAGCTGAGGCTGTCCTAACTACTGTTGGAACAGCTAAAGTGATGcaaaaaaataattcaaatatgCTAGGAGAGACAAAGCCTACTGGAACCAAAGCTGAGAAACAACAG GGCAATGAAAGCCTGGAAGCGGAACAGTCTATACATCCTCTTCGATCTCATATTCAAGATTATGCAGTTCGATTTCTTGAATATAGCAATCAGGCTTCTGATTCTGCTGTGTTGACTGAAGCACCACCTACACCTGACAGGCCGAATGACTTCGGCATCTTGAAAGTGTCTGATCAATTTTCACAG GGAAGTCTCTTCTACACAGTACCACCTGGTGCAATGCTGGCATACAGGGAGTCCATGGAATCTCTTTTCATGTATCATAAG AAAATTGGCAACGCTGGACTTCGTTATGATTATGAGGCATCTGCTGCAG GGTGGGCTCAGGATAATGTCTACGAGGATGAAGGCGAGGCTTCTACTTATTTGTCACAAAAGGGTCACAAGAAGAAACACAGTATGCAGCAGAGGATTAATGGTTCAAGACCATATGAAACTGACGTGTCTTATGATCCGCGCTTGGAAAGCAAGGCAGGAAACCGGCAGTTTGTTTCAAATGGCAAAAGACCTTCATCTTTTGTTGGAGTTCCTACAAAGCGCATCCGCACAGCCGCCAGACAACGAGTTGTAAGCCCATTTCCTGCTAGTGCTGGTGGGACTGCCCAAGTCACAAGTAAAACAGATGTTTCAAGTGGAGACACAAACTCCTACCAAGATGATCAAAGTCCATTACATGGTGGGTCCTCCGCATGGAAAAATATGGAATATGAATCAACAGGTGATTTTGACAGACATGATGGTAGCGAAGCATGGACTAAAGCTAAcaagaagaagaaacaaaagaaCCCAGGATACAAGACTGCTCAAAATACAGCCAATTCACGTGCCGCTGCTGTAAAG GGACGGGTCTACGATCAGAGATCGCAAGTTAATCAATATGAGCAG AAGGATTATCTGAAGAAGAGACCAGAGACCCAACAATTTTATTCAAATGGAACAATTG TTGCAAATGGTGGTCAACATGCTTCTAAGAAGCTTAAAACGATGAAGCAAGGGATATATATTAAACAAGAACCTTCTCAAGTTCCATCACAGATGAGCAATATGGCGCCTGCCAATAAAATTATAAAGATCATCACTAACAAGGATCGTGGGAGAAAAGTGAAAGCGCTAAAG ATGTCTTCTGGTGGTGGATGGTCAAACTTCGAGGATcag GCTCTTGTTGTCCTTGTCCATGACTTGGGTCAAAATTGGGAATTAGTAAGCGACGCAATCAATAACATTGTGCAGTTCAAG TCTATACATAGACAACCTAAAGAATGTAAAGAGCGCCATAGGGTTCTTGTGGATAAAAGTTCTGGTGATGGTGCTGACAGTGCAGAAGACTCTGGTTCATCTCAACAGTATCATTTCACCATACCTGGCATTCCACAG GGTAGTGCCAGGCAGTTGTTCCAGCGACTTCAAGGACCATTTGAGGAAGAGAATCTGAAGTCACATTTTGAAAAAATTATGCTCCTCATGCCAAAAGTGCTATCCAGGCGTAGACAG GTTAATAGCCGGGAGCTGAAGCCGATCGTACTACCACATAGTTCTCATGTTGTTGCACTTACACAAGCATGCCCGAACAACTTATCTGGGGGCATTTTGAT GCCACTTGATCTTTGTGATGTAAATCTGAGCCTCGATGCAGTCACACCTGGCAGCGGGAACCAGATTTCTCATGCAAACGGAATGACACTGTCAAACCAACATGGTTCTGCTGGTCCTACTACCACTCCTACTCCCAATCCAAATTCGAGGTTACCAGGGTCTCCTGGTATGGTTCTGGGCAGCAACTTTTCGCCACCTTCAACACTGAGTGCTCCTTCTAG GGATTCTCAGAAATATGGTGTTCCTAGACCAGCCTCTATACAGGGTGATGAGCAACAAAAGATTCAGTATAATCAAATGCTCAGTGGTAGAAATCTTCAGCAACCTGGAGCTGTTCCTGCAACAAGTCCTTGTGCTCGTATGATGCCTGGTGCTCATGGTGTTGGAATGATGACAGGGGTAAATCGAGGTATGCCTGCAGTCAGGGCAGGCTTTCCAAGAGCTGGTTCCCCAGGAATGCTGAATATGGCATCGACAGGAAACATGCCACTCAAAAGTGTGCAAGGAGTGCCAAATGCCATGTCTCCCGCTGGAAATTCTATGATGAGGCCACGCGATCCTATGCAGATGCTTCGT cCTGGTCAGCAGCAGCATATGGTGAGGCCGGAGCACCACATGCAGGTTTCACAGGGAAATAGTCAAGCTGCCCATTTCAGCAGCATGAATCCATCATTCTCCAAGGCTGCAGCTCCTTCACCTCTTCAGCAAACCCAAAGGCCACATCAGATGTCACAACCACTGAACATGTCGGGTAACCCGCATCTTTCTCAGACCCAAGGAACCAGCCATCCAAGCCCACAGCAGCAGCCATATTCTACTATGCCTATGCAGCTGGCTAAGGAAAGACAATATCAACACCGTTTGGTGTCTCAACAGCACAACAGCCTTCCTGTAGCAGGCGTGGTACCTGGTGTGCAGAACGGACCGCAGATTCAGCAGCAGAACCATGCATCTCCGGTCACTTCAACCCCTTCTTCGCAACCACTAGTGCATCAGAAGCAGCAGTCTGCACAAAGCCCAACAGATAGCTCTGCAATTGCCAGCCGACCTGCCAATGCTACAGAACCTAAGCAGAAGAAGCAGCAGGGTCAACAGCAGCCTAGGCAGAATCAACAACAGAGGAACCAAGCTAGTCAACAAGCTAAGCTTATGAAGAGTCTAGGACGAGGAAATAGCACGGTGGCGCCTCAGACTCCTGCAGCTGACGCAACTCCAGCCAGTGCTGTTCCTACAGCTTCCAAGAAACAAGTTCCTGACAGAAATCTGATGCAACATGGGCAAGGACCCTCGGCTGGTAATAAAGCGGCAACTTCAGTTACACCTCAGCCTGGGAATCAACATAAGCTATATGCCTCGGTGCAGCAGCCTCCAAATATCGGTAACCAAGGATTGGTGCAGGGTCCTCCTAGTCACACCGTCTTCGCTGCACAACCGCCCCCACTCCATTCCAGGTACCCGGTGAGCACGCAGCAGCGGCCGATGATTCCAGCACAGAACAACATCCAGAGAATGATGATGCAACAAAGCCTCCAAATGAAGCCCGACTCACAGATGGACCAAGTCCAACACAGCCAGGCGATTCCAGCTACACCTACATCTCACAGTTCAGAGGCAGGCAGCCCTGGGCTTTCAGTGCATGACCCAGCTGCAGTCACATCGACGTCTAAGCCGATCGGCTCCCCCAAGGACAATTTTGCCGGGAACGAAACTTCAGTGCCATTGTCGTCTAGCCAAAGCATGCTGCAGAGGCAAATTTCAGGTGGAGCATCATCCAGCCAAGGCATGCTGCAGAGGCAGATTTCAGGGGGAACATCATCCAGCCAAGGCATGCTGCAGAGGCAGATTTCGGGCGGGTTGCTGCCTGTGCATGGACAAGAGGTGGGCGGCTCGTGGCACCACCAGCAACTGTCTAGGCCGCACCTGCCTCCTCCGCATCATCAGCAGCAGCCGCAGCATCAGCTCCAGCAGAGACCAGTTGGTCCAGGCAGCATGTATGCTCCCCCAAACCCAGGGTCAGGTGCTGCGGGCGGCATGTATGCTCCCCCGAATCCAGGGCCGGGCTGA
- the LOC123149772 gene encoding chromatin modification-related protein EAF1 B isoform X2: MGGMIEYGVSVSTKSSPRSVAIEKAQEELRQEYDVREERRRELEFLEKGGNPLDFKVDRVESISVQSTSLTAEQNVISEAKGSFTFAASPRGDSVESSGKPGSSLCRETNTADNLMLFGGNNNGVVKEKVVKRGSRRANVAQPRQSSEGHNNVKRADDSGLSRLGVKSQAYVRRNRSKQCRESANVTSVTSPVPATASEPKDARGVVKEKRADDLGVSYGSNLNQAGPKCDNGPNKASDKHVTIELNGIQAVRKGHRIVKIEPVEYDEMVPNYVNRNQQPDERGKIAEEGASIEPPDATSKAILRSSYSSAYTHDKTETCAAAEKVGNNHLDEGMAQVHVGELDNSSMIPVSVVQAATLHKNVTDPCCEDIASTIDNGADDNNPVPMNIDGKSHEDPDISGISSKAGGQPEDSSRPTSMIGNSSPVPPEVSTRARVKVEMETFDDAMIVQKDTSCSYPGQIVNNNGGPGLERIDSCHGDSNSARPIVIGSATLVDSTPSLKTDGSKAESEIRKNGESVNKMTDKEHEDSILREARLIEVSLKRACERSPCNISLERRRKGHWDFVLEEMAWMANDFMQERLWRITAASQVCHWIASDGLAKFDKASILRKQKTVSRILAKGVMSFWRSAEAVLTTVGTAKVMQKNNSNMLGETKPTGTKAEKQQGNESLEAEQSIHPLRSHIQDYAVRFLEYSNQASDSAVLTEAPPTPDRPNDFGILKVSDQFSQGSLFYTVPPGAMLAYRESMESLFMYHKKIGNAGLRYDYEASAAGWAQDNVYEDEGEASTYLSQKGHKKKHSMQQRINGSRPYETDVSYDPRLESKAGNRQFVSNGKRPSSFVGVPTKRIRTAARQRVVSPFPASAGGTAQVTSKTDVSSGDTNSYQDDQSPLHGGSSAWKNMEYESTGDFDRHDGSEAWTKANKKKKQKNPGYKTAQNTANSRAAAVKGRVYDQRSQVNQYEQKDYLKKRPETQQFYSNGTIVANGGQHASKKLKTMKQGIYIKQEPSQVPSQMSNMAPANKIIKIITNKDRGRKVKALKMSSGGGWSNFEDQALVVLVHDLGQNWELVSDAINNIVQFKSIHRQPKECKERHRVLVDKSSGDGADSAEDSGSSQQYHFTIPGIPQGSARQLFQRLQGPFEEENLKSHFEKIMLLMPKVLSRRRQVNSRELKPIVLPHSSHVVALTQACPNNLSGGILMPLDLCDVNLSLDAVTPGSGNQISHANGMTLSNQHGSAGPTTTPTPNPNSRLPGSPGMVLGSNFSPPSTLSAPSRDSQKYGVPRPASIQGDEQQKIQYNQMLSGVNRGMPAVRAGFPRAGSPGMLNMASTGNMPLKSVQGVPNAMSPAGNSMMRPRDPMQMLRPGQQQHMVRPEHHMQVSQGNSQAAHFSSMNPSFSKAAAPSPLQQTQRPHQMSQPLNMSGNPHLSQTQGTSHPSPQQQPYSTMPMQLAKERQYQHRLVSQQHNSLPVAGVVPGVQNGPQIQQQNHASPVTSTPSSQPLVHQKQQSAQSPTDSSAIASRPANATEPKQKKQQGQQQPRQNQQQRNQASQQAKLMKSLGRGNSTVAPQTPAADATPASAVPTASKKQVPDRNLMQHGQGPSAGNKAATSVTPQPGNQHKLYASVQQPPNIGNQGLVQGPPSHTVFAAQPPPLHSRYPVSTQQRPMIPAQNNIQRMMMQQSLQMKPDSQMDQVQHSQAIPATPTSHSSEAGSPGLSVHDPAAVTSTSKPIGSPKDNFAGNETSVPLSSSQSMLQRQISGGASSSQGMLQRQISGGTSSSQGMLQRQISGGLLPVHGQEVGGSWHHQQLSRPHLPPPHHQQQPQHQLQQRPVGPGSMYAPPNPGSGAAGGMYAPPNPGPG; this comes from the exons ATGGGTGGAATGATTGAATACGGCGTTAGTGTCAGTACCAAGTCTTCACCACGCAGTGTGGCCATTGAaaaagctcaggaggagctcag GCAGGAGTATGATGTCCGTGAAGAACGGAGGAGGGAGCTGGAATTTCTGGAGAAA GGTGGCAACCCATTAGATTTCAAGGTTGACCGTGTAGAATCAATAAGTGTGCAGTCCACTTCTCTCACAGCGGAACAAAATGTGATAAG CGAAGCTAAAGGCAGCTTTACGTTTGCTGCATCACCTCGTGGGGATTCAGTTGAGAGTAGTGGCAAACCAGGAAGTTCACTGTGTCGCGAAACCAACACAGCAGATAATCTTATGCTTTTTGGTGGTAATAACAATGGCGTTGTGAAGGAGAAAGTTGTAAAGAGAGGATCCAGAAGAGCTAATGTAGCTCAACCCAGACAGTCTTCTGAGGGCCACAACAATGTAAAAAGAGCTGATGATTCTGGTTTGTCACGCCTTGGAGTGAAGAGCCAGGCATATGTTCGACGCAACAGGTCAAAGCAATGTAGGGAGAGTGCTAACGTGACTTCTGTTACATCTCCTGTACCTGCTACAGCTTCGGAACCAAAAGATGCAAGGGGTGTGGTCAAGGAAAAACGAGCAGATGATCTTGGTGTATCCTATGGTTCAAATTTAAACCAGGCAGGGCCAAAGTGCGACAATGGGCCGAATAAAGCTTCTGACAAACATGTTACAATTGAGTTGAATGGGATTCAAGCCGTCCGCAAAGGCCACCGCATAGTAAAGATCGAACCGGTGGAATATGACGAAATGGTGCCCAATTATGTGAATCGCAATCAGCAGCCTGATGAACGTGGGAAGATAGCTGAAGAAGGTGCATCAATAGAACCCCCTGATGCTACTTCAAAAGCCATTCTAAGGTCATCTTATTCTAGCGCATACACACATGATAAAACAGAAACATGTGCTGCTGCTGAGAAGGTTGGCAATAATCACCTGGATGAAGGTATGGCCCAAGTCCATGTAGGTGAACTGGATAACAGCAGTATGATTCCTGTCTCTGTTGTCCAAGCTGCCACTTTGCACAAAAATGTGACAGATCCATGTTGTGAAGACATTGCCAGTACTATTGACAATGGAGCAGATGATAATAATCCAGTTCCAATGAATATTGATGGAAAATCGCATGAAGACCCGGACATCAGTGGTATTTCTAGCAAGGCTGGTGGACAACCGGAAGATTCTAGCAGGCCTACTTCCATGATTGGAAATTCTAGTCCTGTACCACCTGAAGTTAGTACTCGTGCCCGTGTGAAAGTTGAAATGGAAACTTTTGATGATGCAATGATTGTACAGAAGGATACAAGCTGCTCATATCCAGGACAAATTGTGAACAATAATGGAGGTCCAGGTTTGGAGAGGATTGACAGTTGTCATGGGGATTCTAACTCCGCCCGTCCTATCGTTATAGGCTCTGCTACTTTGGTTGATTCTACACCATCATTAAAAACTGATGGGTCGAAGGCGGAGAGTGAGATTCGAAAAAATGGAGAGAGCGTCAATAAGATGACAGACAAGGAACACGAAGATTCTATCCTTCGAGAAGCTCGTCTTATAGAG GTGAGTCTCAAGAGAGCTTGTGAACGATCTCCATGTAATATATCTTTAGAAAGGAGGAGAAAGGGTCACTGGGATTTTGTCCTCGAGGAGATGGCTTGGATGGCCAATGATTTCATGCAG GAACGCCTATGGAGAATTACGGCTGCATCTCAAGTGTGCCATTGGATTGCCTCCGATGGTCTGGCCAAGTTTGACAAAGCAAGCATTCTTAGAAAGCAGAAAACTGTCAGTAGAATTCTTGCAAAGGGTGTCATGAGTTTTTGGCGTTCAGCTGAGGCTGTCCTAACTACTGTTGGAACAGCTAAAGTGATGcaaaaaaataattcaaatatgCTAGGAGAGACAAAGCCTACTGGAACCAAAGCTGAGAAACAACAG GGCAATGAAAGCCTGGAAGCGGAACAGTCTATACATCCTCTTCGATCTCATATTCAAGATTATGCAGTTCGATTTCTTGAATATAGCAATCAGGCTTCTGATTCTGCTGTGTTGACTGAAGCACCACCTACACCTGACAGGCCGAATGACTTCGGCATCTTGAAAGTGTCTGATCAATTTTCACAG GGAAGTCTCTTCTACACAGTACCACCTGGTGCAATGCTGGCATACAGGGAGTCCATGGAATCTCTTTTCATGTATCATAAG AAAATTGGCAACGCTGGACTTCGTTATGATTATGAGGCATCTGCTGCAG GGTGGGCTCAGGATAATGTCTACGAGGATGAAGGCGAGGCTTCTACTTATTTGTCACAAAAGGGTCACAAGAAGAAACACAGTATGCAGCAGAGGATTAATGGTTCAAGACCATATGAAACTGACGTGTCTTATGATCCGCGCTTGGAAAGCAAGGCAGGAAACCGGCAGTTTGTTTCAAATGGCAAAAGACCTTCATCTTTTGTTGGAGTTCCTACAAAGCGCATCCGCACAGCCGCCAGACAACGAGTTGTAAGCCCATTTCCTGCTAGTGCTGGTGGGACTGCCCAAGTCACAAGTAAAACAGATGTTTCAAGTGGAGACACAAACTCCTACCAAGATGATCAAAGTCCATTACATGGTGGGTCCTCCGCATGGAAAAATATGGAATATGAATCAACAGGTGATTTTGACAGACATGATGGTAGCGAAGCATGGACTAAAGCTAAcaagaagaagaaacaaaagaaCCCAGGATACAAGACTGCTCAAAATACAGCCAATTCACGTGCCGCTGCTGTAAAG GGACGGGTCTACGATCAGAGATCGCAAGTTAATCAATATGAGCAG AAGGATTATCTGAAGAAGAGACCAGAGACCCAACAATTTTATTCAAATGGAACAATTG TTGCAAATGGTGGTCAACATGCTTCTAAGAAGCTTAAAACGATGAAGCAAGGGATATATATTAAACAAGAACCTTCTCAAGTTCCATCACAGATGAGCAATATGGCGCCTGCCAATAAAATTATAAAGATCATCACTAACAAGGATCGTGGGAGAAAAGTGAAAGCGCTAAAG ATGTCTTCTGGTGGTGGATGGTCAAACTTCGAGGATcag GCTCTTGTTGTCCTTGTCCATGACTTGGGTCAAAATTGGGAATTAGTAAGCGACGCAATCAATAACATTGTGCAGTTCAAG TCTATACATAGACAACCTAAAGAATGTAAAGAGCGCCATAGGGTTCTTGTGGATAAAAGTTCTGGTGATGGTGCTGACAGTGCAGAAGACTCTGGTTCATCTCAACAGTATCATTTCACCATACCTGGCATTCCACAG GGTAGTGCCAGGCAGTTGTTCCAGCGACTTCAAGGACCATTTGAGGAAGAGAATCTGAAGTCACATTTTGAAAAAATTATGCTCCTCATGCCAAAAGTGCTATCCAGGCGTAGACAG GTTAATAGCCGGGAGCTGAAGCCGATCGTACTACCACATAGTTCTCATGTTGTTGCACTTACACAAGCATGCCCGAACAACTTATCTGGGGGCATTTTGAT GCCACTTGATCTTTGTGATGTAAATCTGAGCCTCGATGCAGTCACACCTGGCAGCGGGAACCAGATTTCTCATGCAAACGGAATGACACTGTCAAACCAACATGGTTCTGCTGGTCCTACTACCACTCCTACTCCCAATCCAAATTCGAGGTTACCAGGGTCTCCTGGTATGGTTCTGGGCAGCAACTTTTCGCCACCTTCAACACTGAGTGCTCCTTCTAG GGATTCTCAGAAATATGGTGTTCCTAGACCAGCCTCTATACAGGGTGATGAGCAACAAAAGATTCAGTATAATCAAATGCTCAGTG GGGTAAATCGAGGTATGCCTGCAGTCAGGGCAGGCTTTCCAAGAGCTGGTTCCCCAGGAATGCTGAATATGGCATCGACAGGAAACATGCCACTCAAAAGTGTGCAAGGAGTGCCAAATGCCATGTCTCCCGCTGGAAATTCTATGATGAGGCCACGCGATCCTATGCAGATGCTTCGT cCTGGTCAGCAGCAGCATATGGTGAGGCCGGAGCACCACATGCAGGTTTCACAGGGAAATAGTCAAGCTGCCCATTTCAGCAGCATGAATCCATCATTCTCCAAGGCTGCAGCTCCTTCACCTCTTCAGCAAACCCAAAGGCCACATCAGATGTCACAACCACTGAACATGTCGGGTAACCCGCATCTTTCTCAGACCCAAGGAACCAGCCATCCAAGCCCACAGCAGCAGCCATATTCTACTATGCCTATGCAGCTGGCTAAGGAAAGACAATATCAACACCGTTTGGTGTCTCAACAGCACAACAGCCTTCCTGTAGCAGGCGTGGTACCTGGTGTGCAGAACGGACCGCAGATTCAGCAGCAGAACCATGCATCTCCGGTCACTTCAACCCCTTCTTCGCAACCACTAGTGCATCAGAAGCAGCAGTCTGCACAAAGCCCAACAGATAGCTCTGCAATTGCCAGCCGACCTGCCAATGCTACAGAACCTAAGCAGAAGAAGCAGCAGGGTCAACAGCAGCCTAGGCAGAATCAACAACAGAGGAACCAAGCTAGTCAACAAGCTAAGCTTATGAAGAGTCTAGGACGAGGAAATAGCACGGTGGCGCCTCAGACTCCTGCAGCTGACGCAACTCCAGCCAGTGCTGTTCCTACAGCTTCCAAGAAACAAGTTCCTGACAGAAATCTGATGCAACATGGGCAAGGACCCTCGGCTGGTAATAAAGCGGCAACTTCAGTTACACCTCAGCCTGGGAATCAACATAAGCTATATGCCTCGGTGCAGCAGCCTCCAAATATCGGTAACCAAGGATTGGTGCAGGGTCCTCCTAGTCACACCGTCTTCGCTGCACAACCGCCCCCACTCCATTCCAGGTACCCGGTGAGCACGCAGCAGCGGCCGATGATTCCAGCACAGAACAACATCCAGAGAATGATGATGCAACAAAGCCTCCAAATGAAGCCCGACTCACAGATGGACCAAGTCCAACACAGCCAGGCGATTCCAGCTACACCTACATCTCACAGTTCAGAGGCAGGCAGCCCTGGGCTTTCAGTGCATGACCCAGCTGCAGTCACATCGACGTCTAAGCCGATCGGCTCCCCCAAGGACAATTTTGCCGGGAACGAAACTTCAGTGCCATTGTCGTCTAGCCAAAGCATGCTGCAGAGGCAAATTTCAGGTGGAGCATCATCCAGCCAAGGCATGCTGCAGAGGCAGATTTCAGGGGGAACATCATCCAGCCAAGGCATGCTGCAGAGGCAGATTTCGGGCGGGTTGCTGCCTGTGCATGGACAAGAGGTGGGCGGCTCGTGGCACCACCAGCAACTGTCTAGGCCGCACCTGCCTCCTCCGCATCATCAGCAGCAGCCGCAGCATCAGCTCCAGCAGAGACCAGTTGGTCCAGGCAGCATGTATGCTCCCCCAAACCCAGGGTCAGGTGCTGCGGGCGGCATGTATGCTCCCCCGAATCCAGGGCCGGGCTGA